The sequence below is a genomic window from Colletotrichum destructivum chromosome 4, complete sequence.
CCATATTGTGTATCGCACCGCAGGGACATGTCGGGGTTTCCCAGCCTAGAGAAGGCAACCTTTGGCGCGTCTTTGCGTAGATAGATTCTTTGTGCCCAGTCCATCAGGGCTTTGAGGACCGCGCAGGTTCCGTCATCGAGCGCACTGCATGCTATGGCTGCTGGCTGCCAGGCATGCGCATGCAAGGCATGGCCAGGGCTCTCACGTATTGGAGGCCAAGAATGCAAAGCCCGTGATAAATTCCAAGAGTCGGATAGCTTTCGTCGGCCTTGGAATGACAACAAAACTGGGAGGAGCAGACTTAGCAGGCAAGCAACGGGGAGTCGGAGACCGGATTTCGTCTGCGGGTTGGGCTGCCATGAAGCGGTCTGACGAGCCCACGTTGTGAAATGAttggcggcgaggggccTGCCAGGGTTCAAGCCTGCGAGTATGCTTGGCACAAGCTTATTCTTCCAGAATTCCAGATATGGGGAATGGGGCCCTTCGAGCAGTGCAAAGATTAGCATCTGAGCAGATGCTTTAAGACGTGTCAGATAAGAGAGATGCTTCCAGCTTAGGCCGTGGATAGACGCTCCGTCCCGTCTCGACTGCCTTTGGCGGGGAATCTATTCCGCAGACCGGCGAAacagggagggagggtggtGTCTATGTTTGAGGAGGGCGACCGGGGCCTATGACATGGACCTTGCTGGTGTGATACGCGACCAAAGAAGATATCGGAGGAGGGGATCCCTCTTGCAAGGCCCGATGGAACCGTTTGCGGCCCCGTTCCTTTCCACCGTGTTCCGTGCTGAGTGACCGGGTTGTGTAATTAACTGGCAAGCTCTTGTGGAACAATTGTAACAGCTGTAGCGGTATCGGGGCCGGCTAGTCATTATCTTCAAAACACCTGGATGGTTGAAGTGATAGTGACGCACCGATTACTCGGTTAACCGAGCCGGTAGCTGTCCTTCTATCGTGGTGACTGGCAGGGTGGATGGCTTCAGAGAGGCGCCAACGAAGCATGGCCCAAGAAGACGTGCCGGCCGGTGCAACACACCCACGCCAGTAGAGCTCTCCATCCATTTGTCCTTTGCAGATAACGAATGGAACTATCTACAGGCAATGCCAGAATCAGCCGGACAAATAAGCGAGAAGGAGCGCGAGCAGCCCTGCGACGCTAGCCGGCCGCAGAGTAGGGGTGGGTGGCCCGCCCCGACGACGTGCGGCATCCTGGGGAAGGCAATTGAGGGGGGGATTCCGCCGAAAGGCACCATTTGGGACGCCGATGAGCATTATCTTTGGCAGTCGTTGTGTGAAATCAAAGGCCAACGTGGGTGAGAGACCGAGAATTCCGCCATTTGGGCACCAATCCACAGCTTCACATCCAGGTATTCGTCTGATACATCAAATGCCAGTCGATGAGACATTGGAAGCCGTCGGCGTTTGGACAAGCCTGTAAGGAGTTGAGAATCAACAACGTGCTCCCCAAAGAGTTTCGGGATCAACGGCCTGGCGCTTGGTTGCGTCGTCGGTGAAAAAGACACTGTTGGGGTGCTGGGTTTGTGTCGGGTTGGTCGGTGTGCGGTGTGCTTTGTGGTCCGAGATGCTGCTAGACCTGGGAACGGGTCCGAGACTCTGTCGTGTTTGTGTATCCGCAGGCGACAACGACGCAAAGACGAATCTTGCATCATAGCGGCTGTTCGGCCATCGTACAGGCCGTCGGCTAGGGGCCAAGCCAAAAAGATGATGACCCGGTGTTGCAAATTAGGTAATGGCTGTTCCCATGACTTATGACTTAAACCAGGGAGGGGGCTGCGGCATTGGCATGGATTTCCCCCAGGTTAGAGAGTTACAAACAAGATGCAGGAATGCCTATTCCGAATTGAAGCTCGATCAGCCAAGTCAGTTTCGTCAATGGCTGGAGGGACAAAGGTCTGGTTTGGATTCTCGAGATCCGGGATTTCTTCTGGCTGGGGCGTTTGGAGTTTCTCCAACGGTTTGGCGTTTGGCCCCAAGGACCGAGCCTCTCCGGAGTCTGGAACCCAGGACCCGACCTAGAAAGCATGTTCCGGGGGCTAGCGCTGGGCTGGCATTGGTGAGGCCGTCCAGGGCTTAACGGGCTACTGGGGCGAGTGGGAAGCTCCGGGAGCCAAGTTAGCAGTCccgtggacggcggcgtcacACCGTCCACTCTAAGCGGGGTTTGGACGAAGGAGGGCTTAGAGCTGTGCTGGGTTGATACCGGCAGCAGGCTGGGGTCGCGCAGGGGTCGTCCGCAGTCGTGGGAACGCGAGCGACGGGGGTTGGATGATCATGTTTTGGTTTGCGCAAAAACTGACtggcgaggcggcgggcgggcgcTTGGACTCGGCAGGCGTGTGTTTTGCCTGGGTAAGCTTCCTGGGTTGACGGGCCAAGAGACTCGATAGAATGAGATTTGTATGGTGTACCCGTATACTGTACAGAGAGCTGTAGATAAGTCGATTGATGAGGGAATGCGTCGctgtgtgtgtttgtgtgtgtgtgtgtgtgtgtgtgtgtgtagtCGAAGTTGGCGGCCAGGTTGGGTCGGTTCATGTCTCGATGAGCCAGGATGAACTCAACTGCGGTCCACGGCGTTAGTCTTGGGAGGTGGTGCAGTTTGTcagaccggcgccgacggaaGCAGATCCTATTTTCCCTGGAGGGTGTGTATATGAGTACGTACCTGGAACTCAACACAACACGTTGCGGCCCGCAGGTGAGATTGATGGAAGCATGTCTTTGCTCAGAGGAGATGTGTAGTAATGCGCTGTTAACAAATAAAAAAGGAGGGACAGAATTGGTTTGGGGGATGGGATGCGACGACGGTGGAGgttccttctttctttccttccctcttctttcccACGATTGTTTCCTCTCCCCAGATGCCACTACTTTCCACACGTGGGAGGGACTGGTTTCGACAAGTATCTCCACCATGTATTTACCGAGGATGAGTACGTCAGGCATCTCTTGGTACATGGTCTGTCGCCCCATCGACCCCTCATCAGCATGTACCTATTTTTTATCTTTCAATCCAGGTTTCTCCCTATCGGCCATTGACCATTCCCCCTGTGCAATCCCGGTCATTACGTCCACTCCTCCTCTGGGACTTTGCTATGTACATCGTAGTGTCAGTTGGAGCACTTAGGTCCACTGATAGCAGATAGCAGATACCAGAGTTCAGTGAGCGATCGAGTGGGTGAGTGCAAggggagtgagtgagacaCCGCTTGGTTCCCTTGGGAATCCCGATAATCATCATGATGATAAGACAGACTACCGGACTAAGATAGTGTTGCATGCCCGTGGATTTGCCGCACAGTTACGTCTGAGATTCAACTCCAGAATTGCCCCTCATCTCACATTCCTCATCTCAAATACCATTACGTAGAGAGTACAGATCACACTCACTATACAGATACATACCTCGCTATATATTCCGTATCTACCTTGTTGTGAATCTTATCCCAGGCAAGGCCATTTAATTCGACCATCTCGTTAGGACAAGACCTGGCAGGTTCTAGATGGCAGGAACATGTGTCCTATCCAGCAGCCCGCTGCGTAAAGGGGAAACCCACATGGGTGCGCACGCCCAAGCCCACACAGATGGATTCCCACCGCCCACAGACGCAGATTCGCATCGCATGGCAGCGCGTCGCATCGCATTGGCTCACGCTCTTCTTCACTGAGATACGGATACCGTGTGTCGGTCGGGGTTGCTTTTCCTCGTTGCACGCCTCCGGCCTACTTCCCAGCACACGCCTCTCACAAACAAAGTGTCTGTCGAACCGAGCCTAACCTAACGGTCCTAACCTACCTACCACCTAAACTCAGGCACCTGGCATCCCTCCGTCCCtccctacctaggtaccttaccctccctctcactcactccctctCTCATCCCCCCGGTCCCTATCCCATCCTAGCCGGGCCCACACATTGCAGCGTGTCCAATCCTGAAGCCGGCACACCTCTTTCGTCCGCCCactttttctctttcctcccCACGCATGTGTCGTGACGTCCCTTTCCTTTTCCCCCCAATTCCCACACCTCAGCAGCAAATCtcccacacacacgcacaacacacaacacacactcaacgctctctctctcacatACATCCGCACACACTTCAGAGTCGCGACCTACGCCGCTCTCTATCCCTACAACCCCCTTTCCGCCCCAAAACAGCCGGCGACCAATCCTCCATTTTGTCCTGAGTCTCGCCAGATGTTTCCCTCATGTCCAGCCCGCCTCGTAACGCCGAAAATGCCGCACCCGCGACCCTGGTGAGCCCCGCGCattcgtcgccgtcgccgtcgtcgtcgccgcccattcccaccaccaccactattcccaccaccactcccaccactaccactaccactaccaccatCTCCGCCCCCATATCCAGTCCCAAGCCCTGTGCAAGTCCCTGTCCGTCCGTaccagctgctgctgcttctgccgctgccgttgccgttgccgccgctggtGCAGACGGGTCTACTGCAGATCCTGGAACTGGATCTGATGTTGCTGGCGTTGCttttgctgccgccgccccccagcaacaacagccaCCTTTCCCTTCATCCCTCCCGCCATCGCATCCAGACACCCCCCTAGCCCAAGCTGCAGATCTACCCCCTGCCACGGCCGCTGTCACCCAGCACCAGCAGGATGTCTCGAGTCTCGACCCGAATGTTAAAAAGCCCCGAGGCCCTGCCGCCCTCCCGAGGCAGTCCGGTCCGTCCTTGCTAACCCAAGCACTCGCCTCAGCTCGCGGCATCCCTTCGAGAACGCACTCTCACCAAGATCAACCCCCCCAACCCCAGAGCCAGCTGTCGACGCGCTCGCTGCCCTCTCCTACCGCCGACTCTCTCCTCCCACCTAGTaacccctcctccgccgctgctggcctgGATCCCCTCGCCGTCGATACCCGCAATGTTCCCTCCCTTCCCGGCCACAGCGCCTCAGTAACTCCTCGAAGCGCCCCTCAACTCGCCTCTGCACCACCCCTCGACCCTACCAATCCGATCAACGCTGCCGAgcctcccgccgccgacatggAGATCATGACGTCGCCCACCTACGATATTTCTAGCTTCCAAGGCATCAGAGCAATGCTGCTGGACCACAGGGACTTTCTCAAGGGCACGCGATCGCGGGGCAGGGGTTCGTCACTGGAGCGCGTTGACCTAGAGTCGAGATCGACGGGAGGATTGCGCAAGACGCGAGCTCACTCCCATTCTACCAGCCCGGATGCATCTTTGtccgcctccgtcgcccCCCTCGACCAGAAGCTACATCAAGACGTTGCCGTGCCCGAGGTTCGACCCAAGAAACTGGAGCAGCGCTTCTCCGTCGGACCTGAGAAGATATGGTCGATCGGGTCAagcgaggccatcgacggccAGGAGGATGGCCAGGTCGAGAAGTCGGTCCATGAGGCCATGATCGGCGTCGAGCCAAACGCCCGCAGTCGCAAGGCAAGCTACAGCCTCCGGTTTTTTCGCGAAGGCTTgcccaaggaggagaagacaCCCGGCCGCAGAAAGGACACACGccccaaggagaagctctCCCTGGGCCACGAGTTACAAGATCCGCTATCATCGGACATTGCCATTGAAGACTTCGCCAAAGCTGCGAGCGCGCAACCATCTCCCAGGATTCTCGATAAGAAGGATTGGTTGCCAAAGCAGCTGGAAAGGGTCAAGACCTTTCCTCTCCAGTCGCCCCAGGACGGCGAAACCCCTATTCTCACCGACTCTCCGACCCAGGATTACTTTGGCCTGAGAAAAGTCAATGGCGATATTTTCCACAAGGTGGACTCGGACGGTGCCAGGCAGACTGGTACTAAGGCCAGCTCCAAGCATGATGATTCCGAAGGCGAAGCTTCGTTACCTGCAGTGCAGGAGACCATGACTGCTGAGACTCGACGCCCATCTGCTGACAGCAGCGACCGCGGTGAGAGTCATGAGGAGGGTGACGAGTCCAGCGAGGAGAAGATTTCTTCAGCCGTATTCGTACCACATCCCGGCTTGGAAGAGGCCGCAGAGCGCGAGCGAGACGTGGCGAAGCCGAGACAGACGGCGGGCTCCCGCACCACTTCCAGGGCCGAAGATTTCCATCCGTGGCTCGTGAAAGCCGAtgagcccgagcccgaagAGGAGCTGTCCCCCGATCAGCCCCCCGATACGCCCTCTCACAAGCCGAAGTCGAAGCCGAAGCGATTGCCCGGAGAGCCGAATGTGACTCTCCGCGAGGTCCAGCCTGGCACCATCgatgacctcgccgtcgaagacgggcaggagccgccgacggcaaaGCAGGTGCCTACGCATCTTGAAGAGCACacccaccatcaccaagTCGAGCACAAAGAGCCCCTCGAGGCGATTGAGCTCATTCCCTACAAGCACCAAGTCGGGGGACACACCACCCTCTGGCGCTTTTCCAAGAGGGCTGTCTGCAAACAGCTCAACAACAGAGAGAATGAGTTTTATGAGAACGTGGAGCAGGACCATCCGGACTTGCTGCCGTTTCTCCCTCGGTACATCGGCGTGCTGAACGTTACCTTTCACAAGCAGCCCCGGCGCAAGTCAACTCACAAACGCGAGGATATGCCCGCCTTGGAGCGCAAGAAGACCGGAGAGAGTGGCATCGCAGTTTCGGTGTCGCCTTCCAAGTCTAGCACTACCAATGGAAACTCGAACGGCGCATCCCAGGCCAATAACACGGAACACCGCAGGATCATCAGCCAGTCGCTCTCAAACGCGCCGGAGCCCATCCCGACCGTCACCTTTGACGACAACTGGCACATCTTGCCACGAAACCTGCTTcagccgacgccgccgcctaccGCCTTGCCGACTCGGGGCCGAAGTACATCATCTTCTGGTCTGCCTGAAAACGTCGAGGAGAGCAAAGCGACTTCTCCCACAAGGCCCAGCTTGGATGACAGGCACGCCAACAGCTGGGGTGCGACAACCGTTAATAAGCGGCTGCGCAACGAGGTATTTAACGACGTCTTCTTGAAGCAGCCCATCCCGATTCACAAGCACCGTCGTCCTCACCAAAAGTCGATGGCCTTCCGGAAGCAGCAGACCTTACGACCAGCGAGCTCCGTCCCCGATCTAGTGCGCAGGCAGGACCCGTCAGCTCAAGAAGGTCACGCGCCCCAACACCCCAGCCCACTCCGGCCAAGCAGCtcttcaccgccgccgacggaaAGCATCCCGATGGAACGTCCCGAGCATCCTTGCCATCCGGAGACCGCAGAAGCCGAGGACAGCGATGTCAAGGATGTCACCGGCACGAGTGCACCGGAGCCGGAGACGCTGGCGGACAAGATTATtgcgcagaagaagaagcggcGCTACTCCGGAACAGGGCTCCGACGAAAGCCACGAACAGTGACAGAGTCCAGAGGCCATCTCAAGTACTGGGAAGAGGCGGACGACGCTGGGTACAGGGGCGAAGATGAGGGCGGGCAATCTCTTATCACATCGCAAGTAAACTCGCCCATGATCGAGGCGCCGAATACGAATGGTGCGAGTCCTCACGAAGGGACCGCGAAAGAACTGAGCCTTCCGGTGTCTGCCACAGAGGCACCTCAACCCGGAGGCGTCTCTGAGATTGAGCATTCGACTTATGCGTCGACAGTGCCGTCCGAGGTACCGAGTCCCACGCAAGAGTTTCGCAAGATCCCGCGACCGGTGAACCCCAAGGAAGCACAAACGCAGAGGGACTCCCGCGTGGAGTATTTCCTCTTGCTGGAAGACCTCACGGCAGGCATGAAGCGACCATGCATCATGGACCTGAAAATGGGTACTAGGCAGTACGGTGTGGAGGCGACGcccaagaagcagaagtcgCAGCAAGGCAAGTGCGCCAGGACGACATCGCGTGAGCTCggcgtgcgtgtgtgtgggcTCCAGGTCTGGGATGTCAAGAGCCAGAGCTACGTGTTCAAGGACAAGTACTTTGGGCGCGATCTCAAGGCCGGGCAGGAATTCCAAGACGCCCTGACGCGGTTTCTCTACGACGGCGTGGACTACGCCAGCATCTTGCGGCACATACCGACCATCCTGCAGAAACTGGACCACCTCGAGTCGATTGTCAAGGAGCTGGATGGCTACCGCTTCTACGCCGCCAGTCTTCTCATGTTTTACGACGGTGACACGACGAGCGAGGGTAATGAATACGATACAGTCGTTGACGATTCCACGACTGACTTTGCAACCGACACGGAAGAGTCGTCGGCGTTGCGCGAGAAGAAAAggcaaaagaagaagcgcggCATCGATTTCAAGATTGCCGACTTCGCAAACAGCCTGACCAAAGGCGACCTGGCCGAGGGGAAGCCATGCCCGCCTCAGCACCCCAATGAGCCGGATCGTGGTTTCCTCCGAGGTCTTCGTACGTTGAGGAAGTATTTCCTCAAGATCCAGAAAGATACCCGGGCTGCCATGGGCCTGGACAGTCATGGACGGAGTAACAGGATGGAGGACGTCGATGATATCGACATGGACCACCTGTCGGACGAAGAGGGGTCAGTCAGTGAATGAGTGGAGGACGAGTCTCTACTTTCTTGTTGATAATATTTTTGGGGATTATTATTCTGGATTGGGGTTATGGCTGGTTGGCGCGGACGGACGGGGGAATCGCGGAGTCAGGGACGGCATTTGACAACATACCCGGCATCGATCTGGCGTCACAATACAGATTTCAAGGCAACTGAGATGTTTTGTATTCTCGCTCCCGCTAGCCTCAAGAGGCTTTGGTTGGTGGGTGCTGCAGATTATGTCGTGTTCGACGTGAGTCCCGACGAATGGTGAGCTGGTTGAGTGTGGATCGAGGTTGGTGGAGAGAGCAGAGTGGTGGTTGAGCGAAGCGACGCCCGGACAGCGGGTACAGATTGGACTGAGTAGGATTTGGTGAAAACGGTCTTTGGGTGGATAACCAAGGCGTTGATTTCTCTTTTTAAAGTTTTCGTTATCCTTGTTGTCTTGTTGCTTGGGGATCTGGGTTAGACGTTAGACAAAATTGAGCCCGTCCTAGATTTGCGCTCACTCTGATTCCGCTCCGCGCCTTGTTTCAGTGAtgcatcgtcctcgacgcggaCCACACGGACGATTAGACGTTTCCACAGTGCCGATGACCCGACCGCTTCGGTCCGGGAGTCTTAGGTAAGCCCCCGACATCCGGGAGATAAATAAGGTACAATAAGGCAGGTGGCACAACTCTTCATCTGGCTGTAtccaagccccccccccccccctgtctcCACACGTTCAGAGAAGCAGGTTATCACTaccgccgtcttcatcgtcaccatcatcataAGCTCCTATCAAAGAACAACACCGGCATATTATCATTTCCCGCAAGACCATTCGAACGGCGACATGGGTTCGGTCCTCTCCGCTATCCGGTCCGCGACCAAGACCGTCGGAGCTGTGGCCAGGCTCCTCCTGGACCTCAACAGGCAGTATCAGACGCTGCTAGCCAGGGTCAACGCGGCGCCCGGCATGCCGCACGAgaggccctcgagcccgTACTGGCTCGACGACCCGCCGTTCCCGGAGCTCGTGGGGATGCAGTCCGAGACGCTGGCGCGGGAGGCCGACGTAGTGGTCATTGGAAGCGGCATCAcgggcgtcgccgtcgtcaggGGAttgttcgccgccgccgccgccgccgctacaGACGCAGATGAGGCTGGCGATGGGCCGAAAGTCGTGGTGCTCGACGCGCGGGCGCTGTGCGCAGGCGCCACGGGGCGGAACGGCGGGCATGTGAAGGCGAGCCCGCACGAGCTGTTCCCCCGGCTGGCGCGGTACGTTGGAAGGGAAGGGGCGGCGCGGCTGACGCGGTTCGCGCTTCGGACGGCGGAGGCCGTGCTGGAGGTCGGCGGGatggaagggagggaggtggcGGAGTGCAGGGTGGTCGAGACGGTCGATTTCTTCCTCGACGCGAAGGGGTACGAGGATGGGGtgaagggcgtcgaggagctgaGGCAGTGGGTGCctgaggtcgaggtcgaggtgcTGGGCGGGGAAGCAACGGTCGAGCGGTTCGGGGCAGAGGAGGGCCACGTCTTTGGCAGCCTGGTGTACAAGGCCGGCGCTCTGTGGCCGTACCGGCTTGTCTCGGCGATCTGGAAGGAGCTGCTGGACGCGCAGGGCGGGAGGCTGGCGTTGGAGATGAACACGGCTGTGGAGGAGGTCGTGTTGGATGCCGCGGGCGATGGGGAGAGGCCGTACGTTGTTAGGACGGGGCGGGGTTCGATTCGGGCGAGGCATGTGGTGCACGCGACGAACGCGCATACCGCGCAATTTCTGACGGGGTTGAGGGGGAAGATGGCAGGGGTGAAGGCGCATATGACAGCGCAGcggcccgcggcggcggcggcagcaggtggtgatgacgacggtgatggcgacAGGGGTGGGGACGGTTTCCGGTGGAAGGATGGCAGCGGGCCCGGGAGCCGGTCGTGGAGCATCGTTTACGGCGGGGGTATGTTCGACTACGTGACGCAGCGGCCGAACGGGGACGTGATGCTCGGGGGCGGGTTCGGGCGCAGCGCGGGGCAGGGGGTCGACATGGTGGGCGTGTGGGACGACTCCGGGACGGAGTCGATGACGGTGGCGCACGTGGCAGGCGTCATGAAGGCCTTGTTCGGGGCGCGTTGGAGCGGGAATGTGACGAGGGCGTGGAGCGGGATTCTGGCCATGACGGGGGACATGGCGCCCTTTGTTGGGCGGGTTCCTGAGGCGCTGTCCGGGGCCGGGGGGAAGGGAGTCGCGCTGCGGGGTCggaagggcgaggagaagaagatgaggtTGAGAGCGAAGAAGGTTGATGACGGTGAGGAGGAAAGGTGGaagggggccggggccggggagTGGGTCAGTGCCGGGTAttgcggcgacggcatgGTGTGGGCGTGGCTCTGCGGCACGGCGTTGGGAATCATGGTCGCGGGCAAAGAGAATGTTGCGTTGGAGAAGGGCGCTGGGTTCCCCGGAGGCAAGTTGGACGAGTGGTTCCCCCGGGAGCTGTTGATCACGGAGGCGAGggtcaagaaggccgacATGAGCAACCTGGTGGATGAGTTACTGTGACGGGAGCGGGCTTCCAACGGAGCGGCGAGGCAGTAGCACTTGGTGGCACCACGATGTAATGGGAAGTAAACAGAAATAAGGGGGAAGCAAAACGGCATGTGTTTAGCTTGACATTGAAAAACGAATTGGTATGAAATGCACGCATCAGTCAAGAAATGCGTGTTAAACAGGctttttgtttgttgttgGTAAGGGCAGCGGCTCAAGCCAAGGGTGGCTTCATAGGCTGCCAACCAAAATAGCATCTAATATGTTTTGGTTACCAAGTAGATCGATAGCTGGTAGCTGGGGTTATCGACCGGCAGTAAAAGTATTTGGTTCATGGTATTCCGCCTCTCATGATGGAATTCTGAAGGTGATTTTCTATTCCGAATAAACCTAACCAACTAAACGTATTGGCTGTCAACAAGCCCTTCTAAACACTTCCTCAAGACTACTAATTTCTCTCTTGCTAATATTACTATCACTATTATCCGTTATGATTCTATTACAACGACAATCACCCACGAATTCTAAACATCTCATGTTTGCGAATTAAATACACGTCTCTAACTATGTCTCATTGTCCAGGTCAAACGCGAGTAGGCCAAAGCACCCACCCTAAGGTATCCAGCCTTATCCACGACTCATCCACCCTCGACTCCCCTAACCCACGACACTGGGAGGGATCGACAAGATACCCGCTGCAggcatcctcccccccaaaaaagcccctcccccaacaGTGCCGGCGGCTGCACAAGACAGCCAGGGCCCTGGGCCCAGAGGCCAGGGGTCGTCCCCACTCGCTGTGACTAGCGATCGTGGAGCTCCTCCCTTTGGTTCGTCCACCCGCTGCGGGGTAGCTGCGATGACGTCCCCCTCCGTGGGAGGCATGCCTCCGCTCGACAGAGCATCGTGGGCTCTTCCATCGCCGAAGCGTCCGCCGTATTGTGTGCCGGGATTTGAATTATCTCAtttctcggccttctccagttttcttcttttcctccccccccccgctccCCTCTCTTACATTCTGTTTTCGGCTTCTTTCGACGTCCGGCCCGGTTCTCTTATCAAATCCCGCGGCAAACTGCACAGTCACGGCTCATCTTTAAATACCTCGTGCTCGGCTATTATTGCTTCGAGGTCAGGGTACACCCTTAAGTTCGATCCCGCACGCCAGAGGAACTCCTCTCGAGCTATCGCAGGCAAACATCGGCAGAAACCAATAACCTCAGCGTACCGACATAAGgagcccccctcccctcccacaaTGCCTCCCATCCGCCTCGCGACGGCGTCTCCCGCGGCGGGGCCGACTACCGCCGCAACCCTGCAGCAgatctccctcctcgccgcccgcgcctcCGCCAACGCGGCCGACCTCCTCCTACTGCCCGAGGCCTACCTCGGCGCCGGGTACCCGCGCGGCGCCTCTTTCGGCTCTAAGATCGGCTCCCGcaccgccgagggccgcgaTGACTTCCTTGCCTacttcaacgccgccgttgacctcggcgacaccgtcggcgacgccggcgccggcgctggcgacAAGTGGGTTAACAGAGACCTGCCCGCGCAGAATCTtaccaccgccgccgacggggacgagggcaagccgaagccgaagcggGGCGACGGCTCGAGGGAGGAACTCGAGaagatcgccgccgactcgggcgtcttcctcgtcgtcggctgcatcgagcgcgccggcggcagcctgTACTGCGCCGTCGTCTACGTCTGTCCCAGGTTGGGAATGATCGGGAAGAGGCGCAAGGTGATGCCCGTACGCgtcccccctttcccctttttcttccaaCCCCGAGACGAGCCACAACCAGACACTGACAGACACCAGACCGCCACCGAACGCCTCATCTGGGCTCAGGGCTCCCCCGCCACCCTCCGCGCCGTCTCCACCACTATCCGCGGCGTCCGCctcaacctcgccgccgccatttGCTGGGAGAACTACatgcccctcctccgccaggccCTCTACGCCCAGAACATCAACCTCTACCTCGCTCcgaccgccgacggccgcgatACCTGGCTGCCTCTCATGCGCGCCATCGCCTGCGAGGGCCGCtgcttcgtcgtctcctccaACATGGCCGTCCGGCCccccgcgtcgtcgtcggcttctgcCGTGCAGCGCGACAGTagcgacggcaacgacgacgacgaccaaccAGACGCCGACGCCTACCCCCGCGCCCGCCGCAACTCGTGCCTCACCGAGGAGGGCTTCGAGATCGCGCTCCCCGAAAAGCACAAACCCGTCAACGGCACCTCCGCCACAACCACCGAcagcccgcgccgccgccgcaaatccgtcatcgtcgaggacggcaacgAGATCGTCCTgcccggcgacgtcgacgacgacgacaacgccccCATCAACGGCGCCAATGGC
It includes:
- a CDS encoding Putative carbon-nitrogen hydrolase, nitrilase/Cyanide hydratase, translating into MTSPSVGGMPPLDRASWALPSPKRPPYCVPGFELSHFSAFSSFLLFLPPPAPLSYILFSASFDVRPGSLIKSRGKLHSHGSSLNTSCSAIIASRSGYTLKFDPARQRNSSRAIAGKHRQKPITSAYRHKEPPSPPTMPPIRLATASPAAGPTTAATLQQISLLAARASANAADLLLLPEAYLGAGYPRGASFGSKIGSRTAEGRDDFLAYFNAAVDLGDTVGDAGAGAGDKWVNRDLPAQNLTTAADGDEGKPKPKRGDGSREELEKIAADSGVFLVVGCIERAGGSLYCAVVYVCPRLGMIGKRRKVMPTATERLIWAQGSPATLRAVSTTIRGVRLNLAAAICWENYMPLLRQALYAQNINLYLAPTADGRDTWLPLMRAIACEGRCFVVSSNMAVRPPASSSASAVQRDSSDGNDDDDQPDADAYPRARRNSCLTEEGFEIALPEKHKPVNGTSATTTDSPRRRRKSVIVEDGNEIVLPGDVDDDDNAPINGANGTRSSAAIKTAAKPAADWVSRGGSSIVGPFGDVLAGPQWEDDEGLIYADVDFDDCIRGRLDIDVGGSYSRNDSFKFSVDGLDLDPLPY